A window of the Paraburkholderia sp. ZP32-5 genome harbors these coding sequences:
- the oxlT gene encoding oxalate/formate MFS antiporter — MDNITQQTTGGTFWRNRWWQLVIGMVCMALVANLQYAWTLFVAPMHARHNWSEASIQLAFSIFILTETWLVPFEGWLVDKFGPRPVVAGGAICAGLSWVLNSQATTLGTLYVAAVIGGIGAGGVYGTCVGNALKLFPDRRGLAAGLTAAGFGAGAALTVIPIANMITRRGYEDTFFFFGLVQGISILLLAMLLIRPMLRQQAARKTKFVVSKVDFPARQMIRTPVFWVMYASFVAVAAGGLMATAQIGPIAKDWGLARIPMTVFGATLPLLTLTLSIDNIFNGLTRPLCGFISDKIGRENTMFMIFIGEGLALLGMMQFGSNPYAFMVFAALIFLFWGEIFSIFPATCADTFGSRYAAANAGTLYTAKGTASLVVPIASILAATGGWNLVFIVSAVITIVAGISAKFILEPMRRRFIESHNEPQQQGVLAMAGSGNGNASRMSHWPEQTGE; from the coding sequence ATGGACAATATCACCCAGCAAACAACCGGCGGCACGTTCTGGCGGAATCGGTGGTGGCAACTGGTCATCGGCATGGTGTGCATGGCGCTGGTGGCGAATCTGCAATATGCGTGGACGTTGTTCGTGGCGCCGATGCATGCGCGGCATAACTGGAGCGAGGCGTCGATCCAGCTCGCATTCTCGATCTTCATCCTGACCGAGACATGGCTGGTGCCGTTCGAAGGCTGGCTCGTCGATAAATTCGGCCCGCGTCCGGTGGTGGCGGGCGGCGCGATCTGCGCGGGCCTATCGTGGGTGCTCAATTCGCAGGCGACCACACTCGGCACGCTGTACGTTGCGGCGGTGATCGGCGGCATAGGCGCGGGCGGCGTGTACGGCACCTGCGTCGGCAATGCGCTGAAACTGTTCCCCGACCGGCGCGGTCTCGCCGCGGGTCTGACGGCCGCGGGTTTCGGCGCGGGCGCCGCGCTGACGGTAATTCCGATTGCGAACATGATCACGCGCCGCGGCTATGAGGACACGTTCTTTTTCTTCGGCCTCGTGCAGGGGATCAGCATTCTGCTGCTCGCGATGCTGTTGATTCGTCCGATGTTGCGGCAGCAGGCGGCGCGCAAAACGAAGTTCGTGGTGTCGAAGGTCGACTTCCCGGCGCGGCAGATGATCCGCACGCCGGTGTTCTGGGTGATGTATGCGTCGTTCGTCGCGGTCGCGGCGGGCGGTCTGATGGCCACCGCGCAGATCGGGCCGATCGCGAAAGACTGGGGCCTTGCCCGCATTCCGATGACGGTCTTCGGCGCGACGTTGCCGCTGCTGACGCTCACGTTGTCGATCGATAACATCTTCAACGGCCTGACGCGTCCGCTGTGCGGTTTCATTTCGGACAAGATCGGCCGTGAAAACACGATGTTCATGATCTTTATCGGCGAAGGTCTCGCGCTGCTCGGCATGATGCAATTCGGCAGCAATCCGTATGCGTTCATGGTGTTCGCCGCGTTGATCTTCCTGTTCTGGGGCGAGATCTTCTCGATCTTCCCGGCGACTTGCGCCGATACGTTCGGCAGCCGGTATGCGGCAGCCAATGCCGGTACGCTGTACACCGCGAAAGGCACGGCTTCGCTGGTGGTGCCGATCGCGTCGATACTGGCGGCGACGGGCGGCTGGAACCTGGTCTTCATCGTCTCCGCCGTGATCACGATCGTCGCGGGCATCTCGGCGAAATTCATCCTCGAGCCGATGCGCCGGCGCTTTATCGAATCGCACAATGAACCGCAGCAGCAGGGCGTGCTCGCGATGGCGGGAAGCGGCAACGGCAACGCGTCGCGGATGAGTCACTGGCCCGAGCAGACGGGCGAATAA
- a CDS encoding LysR family transcriptional regulator, which produces MTMRNATLRQLKVFETVARHLSFSRAAEELHLTQPAVSTQVRQLEDHAGLPLFEQLGKKIYLTPAGTEMLHYSRAIMQQFHEVDEAMSQLKGVSGGKLNVAVISAGDYFFPRLLAEFTRRYSGVDLNLAVHNREELLHQLATNQTDLAVMVRPPHETDATNEPFAPHPYVIVAAPTHPLAHKRNIKFSQLANEAFIVRERGSDTWNSMEEGFAGRLSNLKIAMEIKSTETIKQAVIAGMGIAFLSAHTISLELQLGHLVVLDVESFPVMLNWYVVHRKNKRLPPVAVAFKRFLMEEGANLIEKITRVKELSVHKS; this is translated from the coding sequence ATGACGATGCGCAATGCGACTCTGCGGCAACTGAAGGTCTTTGAAACGGTCGCGCGGCACCTCAGTTTTTCGCGCGCCGCCGAGGAATTGCATCTGACGCAGCCGGCCGTTTCGACTCAGGTCCGGCAACTGGAAGACCATGCCGGATTGCCGCTTTTCGAGCAGCTCGGCAAAAAGATCTATCTGACGCCGGCCGGCACCGAAATGCTGCACTACAGCCGCGCGATCATGCAGCAGTTCCATGAAGTCGACGAAGCGATGAGTCAGTTGAAAGGCGTCTCCGGCGGCAAGCTCAATGTCGCGGTAATCAGCGCGGGCGACTACTTCTTTCCGCGGCTGCTGGCCGAATTCACGCGCCGTTATTCGGGTGTCGATCTGAATCTCGCGGTCCACAATCGCGAAGAACTGCTGCATCAACTCGCGACCAATCAGACCGATCTTGCCGTCATGGTGCGTCCGCCGCACGAAACCGACGCGACCAATGAACCGTTTGCGCCGCATCCGTACGTGATCGTCGCGGCGCCCACGCATCCGCTTGCGCACAAACGCAACATCAAGTTCAGCCAGCTCGCGAACGAAGCGTTCATCGTGCGCGAGCGCGGCTCGGACACGTGGAATTCGATGGAAGAAGGCTTTGCCGGACGACTGTCCAATCTGAAGATTGCCATGGAGATCAAAAGTACCGAGACGATCAAGCAGGCAGTGATTGCCGGAATGGGCATTGCATTCCTGTCCGCGCATACGATCAGCCTCGAATTGCAATTGGGTCATCTGGTTGTACTCGATGTCGAGAGCTTTCCGGTCATGCTGAACTGGTATGTCGTGCATCGCAAGAATAAACGGCTGCCGCCGGTCGCGGTTGCCTTCAAACGCTTCCTGATGGAGGAAGGCGCGAATCTGATCGAGAAGATCACTCGCGTGAAGGAACTGAGCGTGCATAAGTCGTAG
- a CDS encoding NAD(P)(+) transhydrogenase (Re/Si-specific) subunit beta, giving the protein MPQAGGSAVWMSVGVPLAAAMAAASVAVLTAALAAIGQRQFSWRSMQRPYWCAGVLSSVLVAMLAAGLGASLNVIDAAVAGSALGAWRARGCDLTRRPGLVALLGSGMGLAVVSVGVARYLSVVARANTERIELYAAVFIGALIFAASAIAFCKLRGALQLEAVARPGHHVVNLFAVLLCGWLGYGFVTEQAQPVGLAALLAMSALAAAMGVHLMVSRGGVGEAVHATVGDGCTLHIHAFAARSDGLSAGKLVGERGLLSNLEWHGGEEPAWTLRDAESGIVRTSAYPHRRGLGLGDGRRGNGRQRECTRRRPAHLTTRR; this is encoded by the coding sequence ATGCCGCAAGCCGGTGGAAGTGCCGTGTGGATGAGCGTGGGCGTGCCGCTCGCGGCGGCTATGGCCGCAGCGTCGGTCGCGGTGCTGACGGCGGCGTTGGCCGCGATCGGACAACGGCAGTTCAGCTGGCGCTCGATGCAGCGGCCCTACTGGTGCGCGGGTGTGTTGTCGTCGGTACTTGTCGCGATGCTCGCGGCGGGTCTGGGTGCCAGCCTCAATGTGATCGACGCGGCCGTGGCCGGCAGCGCGCTCGGCGCATGGCGCGCGCGCGGCTGCGATCTGACACGCCGGCCGGGACTCGTCGCGTTGCTCGGCAGCGGCATGGGTTTGGCGGTCGTGTCGGTGGGCGTGGCGCGTTATCTGTCGGTGGTGGCGCGCGCCAACACTGAGCGCATCGAGCTTTACGCAGCGGTGTTTATCGGCGCGCTGATTTTCGCGGCGTCCGCGATTGCGTTCTGCAAGCTGCGCGGTGCGCTGCAACTCGAAGCGGTTGCGCGTCCGGGTCATCATGTCGTCAATCTGTTCGCGGTGCTGTTATGCGGCTGGCTCGGCTACGGGTTCGTCACTGAGCAGGCCCAGCCTGTCGGACTCGCCGCGTTGCTCGCGATGAGCGCGCTGGCCGCCGCGATGGGGGTGCATCTGATGGTGAGCCGTGGGGGCGTGGGCGAAGCTGTGCACGCAACGGTTGGCGACGGCTGTACTTTGCATATCCATGCATTTGCCGCGCGCAGCGATGGCCTGAGCGCCGGCAAACTCGTCGGCGAGCGTGGTCTGCTATCGAACCTCGAATGGCATGGCGGAGAAGAACCGGCGTGGACGTTGCGCGATGCCGAATCTGGCATCGTGCGCACGAGTGCTTACCCGCATCGTCGCGGTCTCGGCCTCGGCGACGGCAGACGCGGCAATGGCCGTCAGCGCGAGTGCACGCGCAGACGGCCGGCTCATTTGACGACGCGTCGCTAA
- a CDS encoding fumarylacetoacetate hydrolase family protein: MDTWMRFMSSDGGIVFGRVEGAYLHEYESLEQPVPTGAVLSMRTLTPLAPCAPGKIVALWNNYHALAAKLEKPVPTHPLFLLKPAASVIGAGETIRRPRHYAGKIVYEGELGIVIGKRCRDVDIREAEAAIFGYTLVNDVTAADLLNENPHFPQWCRAKGFDTFCCIGPAIVSGFAWQHAHLVTTLDGVERQNYPLADMVFSPAEQVSLISQDLTLEPGDVIACGTSLGVGSIKDGATVSVTIDGIGTLTNSLSAAAPGEASKAAVQ, encoded by the coding sequence ATGGATACGTGGATGCGGTTTATGTCGAGCGACGGCGGTATCGTGTTTGGCCGCGTCGAAGGCGCTTATCTGCACGAGTACGAAAGTCTCGAGCAGCCGGTGCCGACCGGCGCGGTGCTGTCGATGCGTACGCTGACGCCGCTGGCGCCATGCGCGCCCGGCAAGATCGTCGCACTGTGGAACAACTATCACGCGCTGGCGGCGAAGCTCGAAAAGCCCGTGCCCACGCATCCGCTGTTTCTGCTGAAGCCGGCGGCCTCGGTGATCGGCGCGGGCGAGACGATCCGCAGGCCGCGTCATTACGCGGGCAAGATCGTCTACGAGGGCGAACTCGGTATCGTGATCGGCAAGCGTTGCCGCGACGTCGATATACGCGAGGCCGAGGCGGCGATTTTCGGCTATACGCTCGTCAACGACGTGACCGCCGCCGATCTGCTGAACGAGAATCCGCATTTTCCGCAGTGGTGCCGCGCCAAAGGATTCGATACGTTCTGCTGCATCGGGCCGGCCATCGTCTCCGGCTTCGCGTGGCAGCACGCGCATCTGGTGACGACGCTCGACGGCGTCGAGCGGCAGAACTATCCGCTCGCCGATATGGTTTTTTCGCCAGCCGAGCAGGTGAGTCTGATTTCGCAGGATCTGACGCTCGAGCCCGGTGATGTGATCGCGTGCGGAACGTCGCTCGGGGTCGGCTCGATCAAGGACGGCGCAACGGTGTCGGTCACGATCGACGGCATCGGCACGCTGACCAATAGCTTGAGCGCCGCCGCGCCGGGCGAAGCGTCGAAGGCGGCAGTGCAGTAA
- the frc gene encoding formyl-CoA transferase yields MAKALDGVRILDFTHVQSGPTCTQLLAWFGADVIKVERAGAGDITREQLRDIPDVDSLYFTMLNHNKRSVTIDTKNPEGKQVLEALIRKCDVLVENFAPGALDRMGFTWERIQELNPRMIVASVKGFGPGPYEDCKVYENVAQCAGGAASTTGFDDGPPTVTGAQIGDSGTGLHLALGIVTALYQRTHSGRGQRVLAAMQDGVLNLCRVKLRDQQRLDRTGVMKEYPQYPNGEFGEAVPRSGNASGGGQPGWILKCKGWETDPNAYIYFITQAPVWAKICNVIGKEEWATDPDYATAPARLPRLKEIFAEIERWTMTKTKFEAMEILNKHDIPCGPILSMKEIAAEPSLRKTGTIVEVDHPQRGKYLTVGNPIKLSDSPTDVQRSPLLGEHTDEVMAELGYSPEQISALRTAGAI; encoded by the coding sequence ATGGCCAAGGCACTCGATGGTGTGCGCATCCTCGATTTCACACATGTGCAATCGGGTCCGACCTGCACGCAGTTGCTCGCGTGGTTCGGCGCGGACGTGATCAAGGTGGAGCGCGCGGGCGCGGGCGATATTACGCGGGAGCAACTGCGCGATATTCCCGACGTGGACAGCCTCTACTTCACGATGCTCAATCACAACAAGCGATCGGTGACGATCGATACGAAGAATCCCGAAGGCAAGCAGGTACTCGAAGCGCTGATTCGCAAATGCGACGTGCTGGTCGAGAACTTTGCACCGGGCGCGCTCGATCGGATGGGCTTTACGTGGGAGCGGATTCAGGAACTCAATCCGCGCATGATCGTGGCATCGGTCAAGGGCTTCGGGCCTGGACCGTACGAGGATTGCAAAGTCTATGAGAACGTCGCGCAATGCGCGGGCGGCGCGGCATCGACGACCGGTTTCGACGACGGCCCGCCGACGGTGACCGGCGCGCAGATCGGCGATAGCGGCACCGGCCTGCATCTCGCGCTCGGCATCGTCACCGCGCTGTATCAGCGCACGCATAGCGGACGCGGTCAGCGCGTGCTCGCCGCGATGCAGGACGGCGTGCTGAATCTGTGCCGCGTGAAGCTGCGCGATCAGCAGCGGCTCGATCGCACCGGCGTGATGAAGGAGTATCCGCAATATCCGAACGGCGAGTTCGGCGAAGCGGTGCCGCGCTCGGGCAATGCGTCGGGCGGCGGGCAGCCTGGCTGGATTCTGAAGTGCAAGGGCTGGGAGACCGACCCGAACGCGTATATCTACTTCATCACGCAGGCGCCGGTGTGGGCGAAGATCTGCAATGTGATCGGCAAGGAGGAGTGGGCGACGGACCCTGACTACGCGACCGCGCCCGCGCGTTTGCCGCGTCTGAAGGAGATCTTCGCCGAAATCGAACGCTGGACGATGACGAAGACCAAGTTCGAGGCGATGGAGATCCTCAACAAGCACGACATTCCGTGCGGCCCGATCCTGTCGATGAAGGAGATCGCCGCGGAGCCGTCGCTGCGCAAGACCGGCACGATCGTCGAAGTCGATCATCCGCAGCGCGGCAAGTATCTGACGGTCGGCAATCCGATCAAACTGTCCGACAGCCCGACCGACGTCCAGCGCTCGCCGTTGCTCGGCGAACATACGGATGAAGTGATGGCCGAACTCGGCTATTCGCCCGAGCAGATCAGCGCATTGCGCACGGCCGGCGCGATCTAA